GCCATGCAGTTTCCGATCATTCCCTGCGACCTCTGCGGCTCTCAGGACGGTCTGCAGCGTAATGCGATGAAGGATATGCTCGCCGATATTGAGCGGCGCATGCCCGGCCGCAAGGATACGATGCTGCGCGCGCTGGCGCATGTGAACCCATCGCATCTGCTTGATCCGAAACTTTTCGACTTTTCTGCGCTGACCGTCACCCAAACGTCATAATGGACTTGCTATGAGCCTCTGCAGATCCATGCAACGAGTCCAAAATGATTTTCTCAGACAATGATATAGAGTTTCTCGGCGATTGCCTCCGGCATGTCGCCGAAGAAGAGATCATGCCGCGCTTCCGCAATGCGGCGGCCGCCAATGTTTCCGAAAAGACATCTTCTGTCGACCTCGTCACGCAGGCCGACCTGCGCTCTGAGGCTTACCTTACAGCAGCGATCCGCGAGCGCTTTCCCAGCGCACTCATCGTCGGTGAAGAAGCCTATGAGGCGGATCGTTCCGTCGTGCCGGCACTTGCCGATGCCGATCTTGCCTTCGTCATCGACCCTGTCGATGGCACGTTCAATTTTGCGGCCGGCATGCCGGTTTTCGGTACGATCCTTGCCGTGACGGTAAAGGGTGAAACGGTTGCCGGCATCATTCACGATCCGGTCCTCGGCGACACGGTCGTTTCCCTCAAGGGCGCCGGCGCTTTCCAGCAGAAGCGCAATTGCGAACCTGTCCGCCTCAAGGTCGCGGAACCTCTGGAGCTGAGCCGAATGATCGGCGCCATGGCCTGCAGCCATATGGAAGAGCCGGATCGTTCGCGTGTTGCCGCCAATATGGCGAAGGTCAAGATGACCTTCGCCTTCAATTGCTCGGCCTACGAATATTGGATGGTGTCCTCGGGCAAGCTGCATTTCATCGGCCACCCCAAGCTGATGCCGTGGGATCATCTGGCCGGCGTGCTGACCCATCAGGAAGCCGGCGGGCATACCGCCAAATTCGACGGAACGCCCTACAGGCCCGGCGAGATTTCCGGCGGCATCATCTCCGCTCCCGATAAGGAAAGCTGGCAGATGATCCGAAACGAGATCGTCGGCTACCGATAAATCGAAAGGAACCCGCCATGACGACTGCCATAGATACGATGAAGCTTGCCGATCTCCTGCGGCAGGCAGCGAAAGCCGAGATCCTGCCGCGCTTTCGCCGACTGGGCAGCAGTGATGTGCGCGCCAAGACGGAAGCGACCGACCTTGTCACCGAGGCCGATGAGCAGGCCGAAAGAATGATGAAAGTCGAGGCCGCGCGCCTCTGGCCGGAGGCGCTCTTCATTGGCGAAGAATCGGTTGCCGCCGATGGAGCACTTCTGGACAAGCTTGAAGGTGCCGATCTCGCCATCGTCGTCGATCCCGTCGACGGCACCTTCAACTTTGCTTCGGGCATTCCGGCCTTCGGCGTCATGGCATCGGTGGTTTCCAAGGGCGAGACGGTTGCCGGCATCATCTATGATCCGATGGGCGATGACTGGGTCATGGCTGAGAAGGGTGGCGGCGCCTGGCTGCGTCGGCCGGATGGCGAAGCGCAGCGGCTGCGAGTGGCAGAGCCTGTCGCGCTCGATCAGATGGTCGGCATGGCCTCCACCGGCTACCTGCCGCAGGAAAAGCGCGCCGAGATCCTTGGCAATCTCGCCAAGGTTCGCTTCCTCACCAACTACCGCTGCGCGGCACATGAATACCGCACCTTTGCCGGCGGCCATGTGCACTACCTGATGTACAACAAGCTGATGCCCTGGGATCATCTGGCCGGCACGCTGATCTGCCAGGAAGCCGGCGCCTATGCCGCCCGGTTCGACGGTTCGGCCTATCTGCCGCATCATGTCACCGGCGGGTTGCTGATTACGCCGGACAAGGACAGTTGGGAAATCTTCCGCCGCGAGGTCGCGACGGTTTAAGCCTGAATTGGCCTGAGTTCGAACTCAGGCCAATATCTGTTTCAATGCATCAAGGAGCTTGTCGCATTCGGCATCGGTGCCGATCGTGATGCGCAGGAAATCCTGGATGCGCTGCCCGCGGAAATTCCTGACCAGGACCGCACGCTTGCGCAGCTCCGCAGCCAGTTCCGCGCCGCCGCGGGTGCTGTGGCGAGCGAAGGCGAAATTGGCGGAGGAGGGCAGAACCTCGAAGCCGAGCTCGCCGAGGGCGGCGGTCAACCGCTCACGGCTTGCGACGATCAGCGCGCAATGTTTCTCGAACCAGTCCTGATCCTCCCAGGAGGCCAAGGCGCCGGCCTGCGTCAGCCTGTCCAGCGGATAGGAATTGAAGCTGTCCTTGACCCGTTCCAGCGCATCGATCAGCGGCCGCTGGCCGACGGCGAAACCGACGCGCAGGCCGGCAAGGCCGCGCGATTTGGAGAAGGTCTGGACGACGAGCAGGTTCGGGTATTTCCGCACGAGCGGAATGGCGCTCTGGCCGCCGAAATCTACATAGGCTTCATCGACGACGACGACCTGATCCGGATGTTCCTGTAACAGCGCCTCGATCGCCGCAAGCGGCAGTGCCGTGCCGGTCGGCGCGTTCGGGTTCGGCAGGATGATCGCGCCGCAGGGCTGGCGGTAGTCCGTGATGCGCACCTGCATCTTCTCGTCCAGCGGGATCTCGCGGAAATCGATGCCGTAGAGACCGCAATAGGTCGGGTAGAAGCTGTAGGTGATATCGGGATAGAGCAGGGGCAGCTCATGCTTGAGGAGCGCCTGGAATGTGTGGGCCAGAACCTCGTCCGAGCCATTGCCGACGAAGACTTCGCCAGGATCGAGATCGTGGCTCGAGGCAATCGCCTGGCGCAGTTTCAGGCCCGTGGGCTCGGGATAGAGCCGCAGCGTGTCGTTGACGGCTTCCGAGATTGCCGCCAAGGCACGCGGCGACGGGCCATAAGGATTCTCATTGGTGTTGAGCTTCACTAGTCCCTCGATGACGGGCTGTTCACCTGCCACGTAAGGCGTCAGGAATTGAACAAGGGGGCTCCAGAAACGGCTCATCGTGTACTTCCGGTCAAAGGCATGTCGGGAACGGCTGCGAAAACAAAGGCCTAAAGCGTCGCAAGCGAAGCTGAAAGATCGCTGCACGCTTTAGGTCTCCAAGCAGCATTACATGTGAACGGCGCCGGGGTCGAGTTGCGGGCTGTCGCCGGGATGGGTGAACAGCTTGCCCTTTTCGGCCCAGAGAACCATGACGACGGTGACGGCGCCGAAGAGCGCGAAACCGCCGAACAGCGGCTGGACCGTACCGTTGAACAGCTGGCCGACGCCGCCGCCGAGGAGGGCGCCGAAAGTTGTCGACACGAAGCCGGTGACGGCCGTTGCCGTCCCGGCGAGATTGCCCATCGGCTCCAGGCTGATCGCGGTAAAATTGGTGGCGATGACGGCAAACATCATCAGCAGGATCGAGAAGAGCGCGTAGGAGAAGGCGAAGGAGGGCGTGCCGCCAAGTGCCGCGACAAAGCCGATCGCCGAAACGATGGTGAAAAGCAGCATGGCGGCATGCGAGATGCGGCGCATGCCGAAGGTTCGCACCAGCATGCCGTTCAGGAAATTGGCAACGGCGATGCCGCCTGCCGTTGCGGCAAAGGCGATCGGCAGCCAGTCGCCGAGGCCGTAAACCTCACCGAAGACCTGCTGAACCGAGATCACATAGGCGCTGATGACGCCGGTAAACATGGTGAGGCCGATCATGTAGCCGGAGGTGATGCGGTTGGTCAGAACCGTCTTGAAACCATCGGCAACGGCGCCAACGGACAGCGGAATACGCTCTTCCGGCGGCAGCGATTCCTTCAGACGCAGAAGCGCCCAGACGAAGAGGATCGTCGCGACGATGCCGAGCAGGATGAAAATCCAGTTCCAGTGCGCGTAGGTGATAATGAGCTGGCCGACAGAGGGGGCGACAATCGGCACGATCATGAAGACGATCATGACATAGGACATGACGCGCGCCATCTCACGGCCGCCGAAGCAATCGCGGACGATCGCCATGGTGGTGATGCGCACGGCCGCGCCGCCGATGCCCTGAACGAAGCGCATGATCAGCAGCATTTCGAAACTGCCGGTGGCCGCAGCGGCAAACATGCCGACCATGTAGCAGGCAAGGCCGCCAAGCAGGATGTTGCGGCGGCCGAAGGCATCCGACAGGCTGCCGAAAATGATCTGGGAGGCGCCGAAGCCCAGGAAGAAGACGCCGATGACAAGCTGCGCGTCGTTGTTGCTGGTGACACCCAGCGAATGGCCGATATTGGGCAGCGCCGGCAGCATGCTGTCGATTGCCATGGCGATCGAGGCAGTCATGATGGCGATGGTCACCACGAATTCGACAAAGCCCATGCCGATGCGGGCAGAACCCTGGTTTTCCGTATGTGGTTTGTGCGTCGGAGTCATTCGAATCCCCCTGAATGACGGAAGAGCGGCCGCAGACGCGGCCGAATTTAATGTGGAGGACGGCGGAGCCCCTACCATGACGTTCCGCCGCTGATGTATGTGACAGCGTCAATCAGCTGGTTCAGTGATTGAAGCTTGAAAGAGATGTGTCCTGCGAGAGCGGCGCGTGCTGTGGTCTGAACAGACGCCCCTTTTCGGCGATCAGCACGAAAACAATGCCGATCAGCGAGACGACGAAGTAGCCAGCGATCATCGGCGTTGCCGTGCCGTCAAAGGCCTGTCCGACGATGGCTCCGATCAATGCGCCGCCGATCGTGCTCATGAAGCCGATCACCGAGGAGGCGGTGCCGGCAAGATGACCGAGCGGCTCCATGGCGAGCGAGTTGAAGTTGGAGCCGATCCAGCCGAATTGGAACATGACCAGTGCAAAGAAGATGATGAAGATCACGAAGGGCATCGGCTGCGGGCCCGATATCTGCACCATCAGCCAGATGAAACTTAGGAAACAGAAGCCGAGGATCGAGGCGTGCGACAGGCGGCGCATGCCGAAGCGGCCGACCAGCTGCGAATTGATGAAGGACGAGAAGGCCATGAACAGCGCCACTCCGGCAAAGGCGACGGGCATGTAGACGCCGAGCCCGTAGATGCCGACATAGATCTGCTGGGCAGAGTTGATGAAGCCGAACAGCGCTCCAAAGAGGATCGTGCTGGCAATGGTGTAACAGAGAGCGATGCGGTTGGAAAAGAAGATCGCAAAGCCCTGCGCCACCGAGCGGACCGTGAACGGACGGACGTTGGCGGGATCGAGCGTTTCCGGCAGGCGCAGATACATCCACGTGCCGACGGCCGTCGCCATGGTGCCGATAAAGACGAAGATCATGTGCCAGGTGCTGACGAGCATGATGATCTGGCCGCTGCCCGGCGCAATGACCGGCACGACCATGAAGACCATCATGATGAGCGACATGACTTCCGCCATCTGCCTTCCGCCGTAGACATCGCGGACGATGGAGATAGTAATGACGCGGGTGGCGGCCGAACCAAGACCCTGGATGAAGCGCAGTGCCAGAAGACCAGCAAAGGTCGGGACCACAGCGATGCCGAAGGCGGCAATGACATAAATGCCGAGGCCAATCAGCAGCGGAACACGGCGGCCGAAGCGGTCGGAAAGCGGGCCGTAGAAAAGCTGGGCGAGACCGAAACCGAAAAGATAGGCGGAAACGACATATTGGCGATGATTTTCATTCTCGACGCCGAGGCTGGAACCGATCTGCTGCAGTGCGGGCAGCATGATGTCGATGGCCAGCGAGTTGACTGCCATCAGGAAAGCCGCAAGCGCGATAAATTCCAGCTTGCCCATGGGCAGCCGACCCGCGGACATGGCTTGTGATGAATCTGTCACAATGAAATTCCCATAAACAGGTCAAGGCGCTGCTTGGCGCAGCGCCTCGAACTCAAGATATAGATTTGGAAACCGGACGGACGCCCGGTGACCGATCAGGCGACGGCGGTCTTAATGGTGACGCCGTTTTCCTGGAGATGCTGCTGGAGCTCACCGGCCTGGAACATTTCCCGGACGATGTCGCAGCCGCCGATGAACTCGCCCTTGACGTAGAGCTGGGGGATCGTCGGCCAGTTGGAGTAATCCTTGATGCCCTGGCGGATTTCCGAATCGGCGAGCACGTTGATGCCCTTATAGTCGACGCCGATATAATCGAGAATCTGGACGACCTGACCGGAGAAACCGCACTGCGGAAACTGCGGCGTGCCCTTCATGAAAAGGACGACGTCGTTGCTCTTGATCTCGTTTTCGATGAATTCGTTGATACCGCTCATAGGGACCTAATCCTTTCAACAGGCGGGTTAAAGGCCCACCGTTTCAATCGTTCCCTTTAGATAGCATGCGGACGGCGGAATTCCACCCGCCAAAACCAAAAAAAGACCAATCCGCGACACTTAGCGGCGCAGATTGTTGCCTATGCGTTACGCCCCATTGCGATAGACCTTGATCCGTTCGATCTCGCTATCGGTGAAGTGGCCCTGCAGTTCTCAGTGAAGGAGGCTTTAGGCGCGGCGCTGCCTGCTGCGGCCTGCTGCCGTGCGGCGCTTGCTGACCTGCTTGCGGGCGGGCTTGCGAGTCGCCGGCGTTGCCTTGCGGGTGGTGCGGCCGGCTGTTGCAGACGCTGCCTTGCGGCGCTTGCGCTTGGTAGTGGTACGGCCCGTGGTCTTCTTCAGGATTTCCTTCAGCACGCTACTGACGACGCCTGACACCAGTTCATTCACGAGATTGGCCACAAAATTCCCCTTAATCCTATCGAAACGCACCTTACCCCATTGAATTCCGGAAGAGTTCGCTTAGCAAGACGGCTCGAAGGTTTTATCCGGTTTTTCGCCGTATTTTCAGGCGAACCCGTCAGTCGAGCAACGGCGATCACAACACGCCGGAAAGAAGAAAAAGACTTATGAAACTCGTCGAGAAGCGGGTCGTTCTGCATTTCCCCGGATTTGAGCCGTTGGACGGAAAAGCGCATCAGGCGCGGTATGAGCGTACCGCCCGGCAGAGTGCATCCGTGTGGGGATACCAGGTTTCAACGGGTGCGGCTGGCGAGGGGGATTATGTTTCCTTCGATGTCGACACCGGCGCCGACGGCTGGCAGACGCAGACGCGTGTGCATGTCTTCGACCATAACGACCTGGTGCAGCTGCTGCGCAAGGGCAATACGGCAAGTCGGATCGCCTTGGGCTTCAAGAGCTTCTGGCAGGTGGTGCGCGAGGGCGGCATGGCCGGCTATTTCCGCCATGCCTGGCGCTTTGGCCTCTTCTTCATCTTTCCCTTCCTGCTGACGGCGCTCGCAATCATCATCACGCTGCAGATCCTGACGCTGCATTACTGGCTGGGGCTTCCCGGCTGGCACATCGGCTGGAGTGCGCCGCTGGCGGCCATCTTCTTCATCTTCGGTTTCCTGCCGTTCTCGGAGCGTTTCCACACGCTACATCTTTTTGCCGACTGGGAAATGGCCGTGGCGCTGGCACGCATGGACAGGCCTGTTTTCAACGACTGGCTGGAGCAATGCGCGACGTCGATGCGCTCAGCGCTCAACGAGGAGGCCGATGAATATGTCATCTCTTCGCACAGCATGGGCTCCAGCGTCGCGGCCCATGTCGTCGGCATTCTCTTGGAGCGGGAACCGGATGTCTTCAAGGGCAAGCGTGTGGTCTTTGCGACGCTCGGCTGCGCAATCCTCCAATGTGCGCTGATGTCGTCGGCGACGCTCCTGCGCTCGCGCGTCGGCCTGATCGCCCGCTGCCCTGACATTTTCTGGCTGGACGTGCAGTGCCTGACGGACTCGATCAACTTCTACAAGGTGCCCGTCGTCAGCGTTTCCGGCCATGCGGATGCGCCGCAGGCGAGCATGATCCATATCCGCGTGCGGCATATGCTGACGCCTGAACATTACAAGAAGATCCGTGGGGATCAGTTACGTGTGCACCGCCAATATGTGCTGGGGCCGGACATGAAATCAGCCTTCGATTTTACGCTGCTGACGGCTGGCCCGATGCCGGCATCGGTCTTTGCCGATCCCGAGCAGGACAAGCTGCCGGCCTGAGAGTTCAGCAGTGATGAGGCGAGGTGGCGTCGATCGCTTTCGAGCCGATCGCTTCCGTCTCGAAACAAAAAGACCCGGCGGAAGAAGCCTTCCAACCGGGCCTGTTCAGATCTTCACTCGGCCGAAGCCAGCATTTCAATCCGGCGCCGAGGTCTGCAGGGCGAGGGCGTGCAGGATGCCGCCCATATTGCCCTTCAGCGCCTCATAGACCATCTGGTGCTGCTGCACACGGCTCTTGCCGCGGAAGGCTTCCGCAACGACTTCGGCGGCGTAGTGATCGCCGTCGCCTGCCAGATCGCGGATCGTTACCTTGGCACCGGGAATCCCGGCCTTGATCATGTCTTCGATATCGCCGGGTTTCATTGCCATGATCGTTACTCCTTGCGCATCATTCCGCAGCGACAAGCTCGCCGCTGTTATCCATGAAATCAGGGAACCACGATTCATGGGCATCGCGCAATTGCTGAATCGGCAGCGCAATCAGATCGTCGATGACGAGGGCATCGCCCTTGATAGTGCCGAGGCGGCGGAAGGGCACGCCGGCGCCTTCTGCATTGGCGCAGACGAAATCGGCGACGTCATCAGGAACCGTCAGCACGTAACGCGCCTGATCCTCACCGAAGAGCAGGGCATGCGCAGCACCCTTGCCTTCGCTGAGATCGATCTTGAGGCCCTTGCCTGATGCCATCGCCATTTCGGCAAGCGCCAGCACGAGGCCGCCGGAGGAAATGTCGTGGCAGGCGGTCGCCTGGCCGTTGCGGATGACCGAGCGGACGAAATCGCCGTTGCGGCGCTCTGCGAAGAGATCGACCTGCGGAGCCGGACCTTCGGTGCTGCCGACGATGTCGCGCAGATAGACGGACTGGCCGAGATGGCTGCCATCAGCGCCGATGAGCAGGACCTTGTCGCCGTCTGCAGCGCCGCCGATGCGAGCCATCTTGCGCCAGTCGGGCATCAGGCCGACGCCGGCAATGGTGGGGGTCGGCAGGATCGCGACGCCGTTGGTCTCGTTATAGAGCGAGACGTTGCCGGAGACGATCGGGAAGTCCAGCGCGCGGCAGGCTTCGCCGATACCCTTCACGGCGCCGACGAACTGGCCCATGATCTCGGGTTTTTCCGGGTTGCCGAAATTGAGGTTGTCGGTCGCAGCCAGCGGCTCGGCGCCGGTCGCGGTAATGTTGCGCCAGCATT
Above is a genomic segment from Rhizobium viscosum containing:
- a CDS encoding inositol monophosphatase family protein, whose translation is MIFSDNDIEFLGDCLRHVAEEEIMPRFRNAAAANVSEKTSSVDLVTQADLRSEAYLTAAIRERFPSALIVGEEAYEADRSVVPALADADLAFVIDPVDGTFNFAAGMPVFGTILAVTVKGETVAGIIHDPVLGDTVVSLKGAGAFQQKRNCEPVRLKVAEPLELSRMIGAMACSHMEEPDRSRVAANMAKVKMTFAFNCSAYEYWMVSSGKLHFIGHPKLMPWDHLAGVLTHQEAGGHTAKFDGTPYRPGEISGGIISAPDKESWQMIRNEIVGYR
- a CDS encoding multidrug effflux MFS transporter, coding for MTPTHKPHTENQGSARIGMGFVEFVVTIAIMTASIAMAIDSMLPALPNIGHSLGVTSNNDAQLVIGVFFLGFGASQIIFGSLSDAFGRRNILLGGLACYMVGMFAAAATGSFEMLLIMRFVQGIGGAAVRITTMAIVRDCFGGREMARVMSYVMIVFMIVPIVAPSVGQLIITYAHWNWIFILLGIVATILFVWALLRLKESLPPEERIPLSVGAVADGFKTVLTNRITSGYMIGLTMFTGVISAYVISVQQVFGEVYGLGDWLPIAFAATAGGIAVANFLNGMLVRTFGMRRISHAAMLLFTIVSAIGFVAALGGTPSFAFSYALFSILLMMFAVIATNFTAISLEPMGNLAGTATAVTGFVSTTFGALLGGGVGQLFNGTVQPLFGGFALFGAVTVVMVLWAEKGKLFTHPGDSPQLDPGAVHM
- a CDS encoding BolA/IbaG family iron-sulfur metabolism protein; translation: MAMKPGDIEDMIKAGIPGAKVTIRDLAGDGDHYAAEVVAEAFRGKSRVQQHQMVYEALKGNMGGILHALALQTSAPD
- the hisC gene encoding histidinol-phosphate transaminase encodes the protein MSRFWSPLVQFLTPYVAGEQPVIEGLVKLNTNENPYGPSPRALAAISEAVNDTLRLYPEPTGLKLRQAIASSHDLDPGEVFVGNGSDEVLAHTFQALLKHELPLLYPDITYSFYPTYCGLYGIDFREIPLDEKMQVRITDYRQPCGAIILPNPNAPTGTALPLAAIEALLQEHPDQVVVVDEAYVDFGGQSAIPLVRKYPNLLVVQTFSKSRGLAGLRVGFAVGQRPLIDALERVKDSFNSYPLDRLTQAGALASWEDQDWFEKHCALIVASRERLTAALGELGFEVLPSSANFAFARHSTRGGAELAAELRKRAVLVRNFRGQRIQDFLRITIGTDAECDKLLDALKQILA
- a CDS encoding inositol monophosphatase family protein is translated as MTTAIDTMKLADLLRQAAKAEILPRFRRLGSSDVRAKTEATDLVTEADEQAERMMKVEAARLWPEALFIGEESVAADGALLDKLEGADLAIVVDPVDGTFNFASGIPAFGVMASVVSKGETVAGIIYDPMGDDWVMAEKGGGAWLRRPDGEAQRLRVAEPVALDQMVGMASTGYLPQEKRAEILGNLAKVRFLTNYRCAAHEYRTFAGGHVHYLMYNKLMPWDHLAGTLICQEAGAYAARFDGSAYLPHHVTGGLLITPDKDSWEIFRREVATV
- a CDS encoding multidrug effflux MFS transporter, producing the protein MGKLEFIALAAFLMAVNSLAIDIMLPALQQIGSSLGVENENHRQYVVSAYLFGFGLAQLFYGPLSDRFGRRVPLLIGLGIYVIAAFGIAVVPTFAGLLALRFIQGLGSAATRVITISIVRDVYGGRQMAEVMSLIMMVFMVVPVIAPGSGQIIMLVSTWHMIFVFIGTMATAVGTWMYLRLPETLDPANVRPFTVRSVAQGFAIFFSNRIALCYTIASTILFGALFGFINSAQQIYVGIYGLGVYMPVAFAGVALFMAFSSFINSQLVGRFGMRRLSHASILGFCFLSFIWLMVQISGPQPMPFVIFIIFFALVMFQFGWIGSNFNSLAMEPLGHLAGTASSVIGFMSTIGGALIGAIVGQAFDGTATPMIAGYFVVSLIGIVFVLIAEKGRLFRPQHAPLSQDTSLSSFNH
- the grxD gene encoding Grx4 family monothiol glutaredoxin encodes the protein MSGINEFIENEIKSNDVVLFMKGTPQFPQCGFSGQVVQILDYIGVDYKGINVLADSEIRQGIKDYSNWPTIPQLYVKGEFIGGCDIVREMFQAGELQQHLQENGVTIKTAVA